The Pan paniscus chromosome 12, NHGRI_mPanPan1-v2.0_pri, whole genome shotgun sequence genome window below encodes:
- the SIX3 gene encoding homeobox protein SIX3 isoform X2 encodes MNIYPPLLRAPGFPYLSAGQSMVFRSPLDLYSSHFLLPNFADSHHRSILLASSGGGNGAGGGGDAGGGSGGGNGAGGGGAGGAGGGGGGSRAPPEELSMFQLPTLNFSPEQVASVCETLEETGDIERLGRFLWSLPVAPGACEAINKHESILRARAVVAFHTGNFRDLYHILENHKFTKESHGKLQAMWLEAHYQEAEKLRGRPLGPVDKYRVRKKFPLPRTIWDGEQKTHCFKERTRSLLREWYLQDPYPNPSKKRELAQATGLTPTQVGNWFKNRRQRDRAAAAKNRLQHQAIGPSGMRSLAEPGCPTHGSAESPSTAASPTTSVSSLTERADTGTSILSVTSSDSECDV; translated from the exons ATGAATATTTATCCGCCGCTGCTCCGTGCTCCCGGCTTCCCTTACCTTTCGGCAG gTCAGTCCATGGTATTCCGCTCCCCCCTAGACCTCTATTCCTCCCACTTCTTGTTGCCAAACTTCGCCGATTCTCACCACCGCTCCATACTTCTGGCGAGTAGCGGCGGCGGGAACGGTGCGGGAGGCGGCGGCGACGCGGgaggcggcagcggcggcgggaACGGTGCGGGAGGCGGCGGTGCTGGCGGAgcaggtggcggcggcggcggctccagGGCCCCCCCGGAAGAGTTGTCCATGTTCCAGCTGCCCACCCTCAACTTCTCGCCGGAGCAGGTGGCCAGCGTCTGTGAGACGCTGGAGGAGACGGGCGACATCGAGCGGCTGGGCCGCTTCCTCTGGTCGCTGCCCGTGGCCCCCGGGGCGTGCGAGGCCATCAACAAACACGAGTCGATCCTGCGCGCGCGCGCCGTGGTCGCCTTCCACACGGGCAACTTCCGCGACCTCTACCACATCCTTGAGAACCACAAGTTCACCAAGGAGTCTCACGGCAAGCTGCAGGCCATGTGGCTCGAGGCGCACTACCAGGAGGCCGAGAAGCTGCGCGGCCGCCCACTCGGCCCGGTGGACAAGTACCGCGTGCGCAAGAAGTTCCCGCTGCCACGCACCATCTGGGACGGCGAGCAGAAGACGCACTGCTTCAAGGAGCGGACTCGGAGCCTGTTGCGGGAGTGGTACCTGCAGGACCCCTACCCCAACCCCAGCAAGAAACGCGAACTGGCGCAGGCCACCGGCCTCACTCCCACACAAGTAGGCAACTGGTTTAAGAACCGGCGGCAGCGCGACCGCGCCGCGGCGGCCAAGAACAG GCTCCAGCACCAGGCCATTGGACCGAGCGGCATGCGCTCGCTGGCCGAGCCCGGCTGCCCCACGCACGGCTCGGCAGAGTCGCCGTCCACGGCGGCCAGCCCGACCACCAGCGTGTCCAGCCTGACGGAGCGCGCGGACACCGGCACCTCCATCCTCTCGGTAACCTCCAGCGACTCGGAATGTGATGTATGA
- the SIX3 gene encoding homeobox protein SIX3 isoform X1, whose protein sequence is MNIYPPLLRAPGFPYLSAGQSMVFRSPLDLYSSHFLLPNFADSHHRSILLASSGGGNGAGGGGDAGGGSGGGNGAGGGGAGGAGGGGGGSRAPPEELSMFQLPTLNFSPEQVASVCETLEETGDIERLGRFLWSLPVAPGACEAINKHESILRARAVVAFHTGNFRDLYHILENHKFTKESHGKLQAMWLEAHYQEAEKLRGRPLGPVDKYRVRKKFPLPRTIWDGEQKTHCFKERTRSLLREWYLQDPYPNPSKKRELAQATGLTPTQVGNWFKNRRQRDRAAAAKNRLQHQAIGPSGMRSLAEPGCPTHGSAESPSTAASPTTSVSSLTERADTGTSILSEPETRGIPKRTKTAAEQVQVTLKLKV, encoded by the exons ATGAATATTTATCCGCCGCTGCTCCGTGCTCCCGGCTTCCCTTACCTTTCGGCAG gTCAGTCCATGGTATTCCGCTCCCCCCTAGACCTCTATTCCTCCCACTTCTTGTTGCCAAACTTCGCCGATTCTCACCACCGCTCCATACTTCTGGCGAGTAGCGGCGGCGGGAACGGTGCGGGAGGCGGCGGCGACGCGGgaggcggcagcggcggcgggaACGGTGCGGGAGGCGGCGGTGCTGGCGGAgcaggtggcggcggcggcggctccagGGCCCCCCCGGAAGAGTTGTCCATGTTCCAGCTGCCCACCCTCAACTTCTCGCCGGAGCAGGTGGCCAGCGTCTGTGAGACGCTGGAGGAGACGGGCGACATCGAGCGGCTGGGCCGCTTCCTCTGGTCGCTGCCCGTGGCCCCCGGGGCGTGCGAGGCCATCAACAAACACGAGTCGATCCTGCGCGCGCGCGCCGTGGTCGCCTTCCACACGGGCAACTTCCGCGACCTCTACCACATCCTTGAGAACCACAAGTTCACCAAGGAGTCTCACGGCAAGCTGCAGGCCATGTGGCTCGAGGCGCACTACCAGGAGGCCGAGAAGCTGCGCGGCCGCCCACTCGGCCCGGTGGACAAGTACCGCGTGCGCAAGAAGTTCCCGCTGCCACGCACCATCTGGGACGGCGAGCAGAAGACGCACTGCTTCAAGGAGCGGACTCGGAGCCTGTTGCGGGAGTGGTACCTGCAGGACCCCTACCCCAACCCCAGCAAGAAACGCGAACTGGCGCAGGCCACCGGCCTCACTCCCACACAAGTAGGCAACTGGTTTAAGAACCGGCGGCAGCGCGACCGCGCCGCGGCGGCCAAGAACAG GCTCCAGCACCAGGCCATTGGACCGAGCGGCATGCGCTCGCTGGCCGAGCCCGGCTGCCCCACGCACGGCTCGGCAGAGTCGCCGTCCACGGCGGCCAGCCCGACCACCAGCGTGTCCAGCCTGACGGAGCGCGCGGACACCGGCACCTCCATCCTCTCG
- the SIX3 gene encoding homeobox protein SIX3 isoform X3, with amino-acid sequence MVFRSPLDLYSSHFLLPNFADSHHRSILLASSGGGNGAGGGGDAGGGSGGGNGAGGGGAGGAGGGGGGSRAPPEELSMFQLPTLNFSPEQVASVCETLEETGDIERLGRFLWSLPVAPGACEAINKHESILRARAVVAFHTGNFRDLYHILENHKFTKESHGKLQAMWLEAHYQEAEKLRGRPLGPVDKYRVRKKFPLPRTIWDGEQKTHCFKERTRSLLREWYLQDPYPNPSKKRELAQATGLTPTQVGNWFKNRRQRDRAAAAKNRLQHQAIGPSGMRSLAEPGCPTHGSAESPSTAASPTTSVSSLTERADTGTSILSEPETRGIPKRTKTAAEQVQVTLKLKV; translated from the exons ATGGTATTCCGCTCCCCCCTAGACCTCTATTCCTCCCACTTCTTGTTGCCAAACTTCGCCGATTCTCACCACCGCTCCATACTTCTGGCGAGTAGCGGCGGCGGGAACGGTGCGGGAGGCGGCGGCGACGCGGgaggcggcagcggcggcgggaACGGTGCGGGAGGCGGCGGTGCTGGCGGAgcaggtggcggcggcggcggctccagGGCCCCCCCGGAAGAGTTGTCCATGTTCCAGCTGCCCACCCTCAACTTCTCGCCGGAGCAGGTGGCCAGCGTCTGTGAGACGCTGGAGGAGACGGGCGACATCGAGCGGCTGGGCCGCTTCCTCTGGTCGCTGCCCGTGGCCCCCGGGGCGTGCGAGGCCATCAACAAACACGAGTCGATCCTGCGCGCGCGCGCCGTGGTCGCCTTCCACACGGGCAACTTCCGCGACCTCTACCACATCCTTGAGAACCACAAGTTCACCAAGGAGTCTCACGGCAAGCTGCAGGCCATGTGGCTCGAGGCGCACTACCAGGAGGCCGAGAAGCTGCGCGGCCGCCCACTCGGCCCGGTGGACAAGTACCGCGTGCGCAAGAAGTTCCCGCTGCCACGCACCATCTGGGACGGCGAGCAGAAGACGCACTGCTTCAAGGAGCGGACTCGGAGCCTGTTGCGGGAGTGGTACCTGCAGGACCCCTACCCCAACCCCAGCAAGAAACGCGAACTGGCGCAGGCCACCGGCCTCACTCCCACACAAGTAGGCAACTGGTTTAAGAACCGGCGGCAGCGCGACCGCGCCGCGGCGGCCAAGAACAG GCTCCAGCACCAGGCCATTGGACCGAGCGGCATGCGCTCGCTGGCCGAGCCCGGCTGCCCCACGCACGGCTCGGCAGAGTCGCCGTCCACGGCGGCCAGCCCGACCACCAGCGTGTCCAGCCTGACGGAGCGCGCGGACACCGGCACCTCCATCCTCTCG